One window from the genome of Pseudoliparis swirei isolate HS2019 ecotype Mariana Trench chromosome 24, NWPU_hadal_v1, whole genome shotgun sequence encodes:
- the npy2r gene encoding neuropeptide Y receptor type 2 yields MDAAGDVNATELEDSQRGLDHSNSSTDSAMNERIFWKLDDSTNLVAVQVILILAYSTIILFGVIGNSLVIYVVFKFKTLRTVTNFFIVNLAVADLLVNTLCLPFTLVYTLDGEWKFGHVLCFMLPCAQGVAVHVSTITLNVIALDRHRTIVNHTETKMSKDMCAAVIVVTWAVSALLASPLAIFREYETINLSPGQSIQVCMEKWPSSSMNGSIYSISALLVQYVLPLAINCVAYIRIWNKLKNHMMPGGGNDRQQRKKKTTKMLLTMVVVFAVIWLPFHAFQLAVDIDSTVLYMKDFKLLFTAFHIVAMCSTFVNPFLYGWLNNNYRAAFLSVCKCYQPFTSRKRGPRGRETHRNADTLYTECESTNV; encoded by the coding sequence ATGGACGCGGCAGGTGACGTTAACGCCACTGAGCTGGAAGATTCCCAACGTGGACTTGACCATTCAAACAGCTCAACCGACAGCGCCATGAACGAGAGGATCTTTTGGAAGCTGGACGACAGCACAAACCTGGTTGCGGTTCAAGTTATTCTCATCCTCGCTTACAGCACAATCATATTGTTTGGAGTCATCGGAAACTCCTTGGTGATATACGTCGTTTTCAAGTTCAAGACTCTTCGGACCGTCACCAATTTCTTCATCGTCAACCTGGCGGTGGCGGACTTGCTGGTGAACACGCTGTGTTTGCCGTTCACCCTCGTCTACACGCTGGACGGCGAGTGGAAGTTCGGCCACGTGTTGTGCTTCATGCTGCCCTGCGCTCAAGGCGTGGCCGTGCACGTGTCCACCATCACCTTGAACGTCATCGCCCTGGACCGCCACAGGACCATCGTCAACCACACGGAGACCAAGATGTCCAAAGATATGTGCGCCGCGGTCATCGTCGTCACGTGGGCCGTCAGCGCCCTGCTGGCCAGCCCGCTCGCCATCTTCAGGGAGTACGAGACGATCAACCTTTCCCCGGGACAGTCCATCCAGGTGTGCATGGAGAAGTGGCCCAGCAGCAGCATGAACGGAAGCATCTACAGCATATCGGCGCTCCTAGTCCAATACGTTCTACCTCTGGCCATCAACTGCGTCGCCTACATCCGCATCTGGAATAAGCTGAAGAATCACATGATGCCCGGAGGTGGAAATGACCGCCAGCAGCGCAAGAAGAAGACCACGAAGATGCTGCTGACCATGGTGGTGGTCTTCGCCGTCATCTGGTTGCCTTTCCACGCGTTCCAGTTGGCCGTCGACATCGACAGCACCGTGCTGTACATGAAGGACTTCAAGCTGCTTTTCACCGCGTTCCACATCGTGGCGATGTGCTCGACGTTTGTCAACCCCTTCCTGTACGGGTGGTTGAACAACAACTACAGGGCGGCCTTTCTGTCCGTGTGCAAGTGTTACCAGCCCTTCACGTCCAGGAAGAGAGGGCCCAGAGGTCGAGAAACACACAGGAACGCTGACACGCTTTACACAGAGTGCGAATCAACAAATGTCTAA
- the LOC130190713 gene encoding PDZ and LIM domain protein 3-like, producing MPLKVVLHGPAPWGFRLAGGKDFSQPLTISRITPGSKAAVANLCAGDVILAIEGVQATDLLHCEAQNKIKESTRQLSLTIERNESRLWSPRVVEEGKALPYKMNLEAEQQEFKPIGTAYNRKAQPFVAAANIDDTHQVVSSAYNTPIGLYSSGNIQDAMEGQIRGLVLPKADSTRILANIEDSDVYQMLQRDHEEPQEPRQSGSFRALQDFVDSDGTRPIMTRMVKAPATKPTAPTGNLQKLPICDKCGNGIVGTVVKARDKYRHPGCFVCSDCDVNLKQKGYFFVEGKLYCETHARARMRPPEGHDVITTFPSA from the exons ATGCCACTCAAAGTCGTGCTGCACGGCCCGGCCCCCTGGGGGTTCCGCCTGGCCGGAGGAAAGGACTTCAGCCAGCCCCTGACCATCTCCAGG ATCACCCCCGGCAGTAAGGCCGCCGTAGCCAACTTGTGTGCCGGAGACGTGATCCTGGCCATCGAGGGCGTCCAGGCCACGGACCTGCTGCACTGCGAAGCCCAGAACAAGATCAAAGAGTCCACCCGTCAGCTCAGCCTGACTATTGAAAG GAATGAATCCAGACTGTGGTCCCCACGTGTCGTGGAGGAGGGTAAAGCTCTCCCGTATAAGATGAACCTCGAAGCAGAACAGCAG gagTTTAAACCCATCGGCACGGCTTACAACCGGAAAGCTCAGCCGTTTGTCGCGGCGGCGAACATCGACGACACGCACCAGGTGGTCAGCAGCGCCTACAACACCCCGATAGGCCTCTACTCCTCAGGCAACATCCAGGACGCCATGGAGGGCCAGATCCGAGGCCTGGTTCTCCCCAAGGCCGACAG cACCAGGATTTTGGCCAACATCGAGGATTCTGACGTGTACCAGATGTTACAGAGAGACCATGAGGAACCCCAAGAGCCGCGGCAGTCCGGCTCGTTCCGAGCGCTGCAGGACTTTGTCGACAGCGACG GCACTCGTCCCATTATGACCAGGATGGTGAAAGCACCGGCCACCAAACCCACTGCGCCCACAGGAAACCTGCAGAAACTGCCCATCTGCGACAAGTGTGGGAATGGGATTGT CGGGACGGTGGTCAAGGCGCGAGACAAATACCGTCACCCCGGTTGCTTTGTGTGCTCCGACTGTGACGTCAACCTCAAACAGAAGGGCTACTTCTTCGTGGAGGGGAAGCTGTACTGTGAGACTCACGCTCGCGCTCGCATGAGACCACCGGAGGGCCACGACGTCATCACGACCTTCCCCTCTGCGTAG